In Dysidea avara unplaced genomic scaffold, odDysAvar1.4 SCAFFOLD_228, whole genome shotgun sequence, a single window of DNA contains:
- the LOC136246179 gene encoding receptor-type tyrosine-protein phosphatase delta-like, which produces MIFGKETFVVVVVLVLIRQGNSQTSTETPTETPTETPTETPLNVNVTVETSRNITLSWDRPSLEEQNGILTIYHVIIMETQILYLDNGTVITPMGENFNRTYNVSEGRIQLVDMLHPSYNYTVRIAAANAAGIGPFSDPITVMTLEDAPTETPLNVNVTVEKSRNIILSWDRPSLEEQNGILTIYHVIVMETQILYLDNGTVITPMGENFNRTYKVSEGRIQLVDMLHPSYNYTVRIAAATAVGIGPFSEPITVMTLEDAPTETALNVNVTVETSRNITLSWDRPSLEEQNGILTIYHVIVMETQILYLDNGTVITPMGENFNRTYKVSEGHIQLVDMLHPSYNYTVRIAAATAAGIGPFSDPITVMTFEDAPTETPLNVSVTVETSRNIILSWDRPSLEEQNGILTIYHVIIMETQILYLDNGTVITPMGENFNRTYKVSEGRIQLVDMLHPSYNYTVRIAAATAAGIGPFSDPITVMTFEDAPTETPLNVSVTVETSRNITLSWDRPSLEEQNGILTIYHVIVMETQILYLDNGTVITPMGRNFNRTYDVSEGRIQLVDMLHPSFNYTFRIAAANAAGIGPFSEPITVMTLEDAPTETPLNVNVTVETSRNITLSWNRPSLEEQNGILTIYHVIIMETQILYLDNGTVITPMGENFNRTYNVSEGRIQLVDMLHPSYNYTVRIAAATAVGIGPFSEPITVMTLDDAPTETPLNVNVTVETSRNITLSWDQPSLEEQNGILTIYHVIIMETQILYLDNGTVITPMGENFNRTYEVSEGRIQLVDMLHPSYNYTFRIAAATAAGIGPFSEPITVMTLED; this is translated from the exons CTTCAACTGAAACTCCAACTGAAACTCCAACTGAAACTCCAACTGAAACTCCACTAAATGTCAATGTAACTGTTGAGACATCTCGTAATATCACATTGTCATGGGACCGACCTTCACTAgaagaacaaaatggcatacttACTATATACCATGTGATTATCATGGAAACCCAGATACTATATTTAGACAATGGAACAGTAATCACACCAATGGGAGAGAATTTCAACAGGACATATAATGTTTCAGAAGGACGTATACAGTTGGTTGACATGTTACATCCTAGCTACAACTACACTGTTAGAATAGCAGCAGCTAATGCAGCAGGAATAGGTCCCTTTAGTGACCCCATCACTGTGATGACATTGGAGGATG CTCCAACTGAAACTCCACTAAATGTCAATGTAACTGTTGAGAAATCTCGTAATATCATATTGTCATGGGACCGACCTTCACTAgaagaacaaaatggcatacttACTATATACCATGTGATAGTCATGGAAACCCAGATACTATATTTAGACAATGGAACAGTAATCACACCAATGGGAGAGAATTTCAACAGAACATATAAGGTTTCAGAAGGACGTATACAGTTGGTTGACATGTTACATCCTAGCTACAACTACACTGTTAGAATAGCAGCAGCTACTGCAGTAGGAATAGGTCCCTTTAGTGAACCCATTACTGTAATGACACTGGAAGATG CTCCAACTGAAACTGCATTAAATGTCAATGTAACTGTTGAGACATCTCGTAATATCACATTGTCATGGGACCGACCTTCACTAgaagaacaaaatggcatacttACTATATACCATGTGATAGTCATGGAAACCCAGATACTATATTTAGACAATGGAACAGTAATCACACCAATGGGAGAGAATTTCAACAGAACATATAAAGTTTCAGAAGGACATATACAGTTGGTTGACATGTTACATCCTAGCTACAACTACACTGTTAGAATAGCAGCAGCTACTGCAGCAGGAATAGGTCCCTTTAGTGACCCCATCACTGTGATGACATTTGAGGATG CTCCAACTGAAACTCCACTAAATGTCAGTGTAACTGTTGAGACATCTCGTAATATCATATTGTCATGGGACCGACCTTCACTAgaagaacaaaatggcatacttACTATATACCATGTGATTATCATGGAAACCCAGATACTATATTTAGACAATGGAACAGTAATCACACCAATGGGAGAGAATTTCAACAGAACATATAAGGTTTCAGAAGGACGTATACAGTTGGTTGACATGTTACATCCTAGCTACAACTACACTGTTAGAATAGCAGCAGCTACTGCAGCAGGAATAGGTCCCTTTAGTGACCCCATCACTGTGATGACATTTGAGGATG CTCCAACTGAAACTCCACTAAATGTCAGTGTAACTGTTGAGACATCTCGTAATATCACATTGTCATGGGACCGACCTTCACTAgaagaacaaaatggcatacttACTATATACCATGTGATAGTCATGGAAACCCAGATACTATATTTAGACAATGGAACAGTAATCACTCCAATGGGAAGGAATTTCAACAGAACATATGATGTTTCAGAAGGGCGTATACAGTTGGTTGACATGTTACATCCTAGCTTCAACTACACTTTTAGAATAGCAGCAGCTAATGCAGCAGGAATAGGTCCCTTTAGTGAACCCATTACTGTAATGACACTGGAAGATG CTCCAACTGAAACTCCACTAAATGTCAATGTAACTGTTGAGACATCTCGTAATATCACATTGTCATGGAACCGACCTTCACTAgaagaacaaaatggcatacttACTATATACCATGTGATTATCATGGAAACCCAGATACTATATTTAGACAATGGAACAGTAATCACACCAATGGGAGAGAATTTCAACAGAACATATAATGTTTCAGAAGGACGTATACAGTTGGTTGACATGTTACATCCTAGCTACAACTACACTGTTAGAATAGCAGCAGCTACTGCAGTAGGAATAGGTCCCTTTAGTGAACCCATTACTGTAATGACACTGGATGATG CTCCAACTGAAACTCCACTAAATGTCAATGTAACTGTTGAGACATCTCGTAATATCACATTGTCATGGGACCAACCTTCACTAgaagaacaaaatggcatacttACTATATACCATGTGATTATCATGGAAACCCAGATACTATATTTAGACAATGGAACAGTAATCACACCAATGGGAGAGAATTTCAACAGAACATATGAGGTTTCAGAAGGACGTATACAGTTGGTTGACATGTTACATCCTAGCTACAACTACACTTTTAGAATAGCAGCAGCTACTGCAGCAGGAATAGGTCCCTTTAGTGAACCCATTACTGTAATGACACTGGAAGATG
- the LOC136246183 gene encoding phosphatidylinositol phosphatase PTPRQ-like, with amino-acid sequence MLEIFTTYQVQVFATTVTKGNGSNVVNVTTDEDRPGSPGDLFVNEVNSTAIVITWDQPDVTNGIITSYEILYSVGNVKTVSDNDTSVLVYATTNTSYGRVIGGLGPFTMYTVVVRAYTHIEAGELTDTFSILTDPDSSSPPVNFMIVVLNSTAVQLSWQYPMTLNGEIRGYSILDSTPPNIEMVIMNITLDMVDDTSNQTAIIAELTPFTYYGFCIRAFSFGDQNERPNFVHIGIATDEIHVRTDEDVPDAPRNFSAVTMYSTSVQLSWVVPDPTNGILLSYTVVYSNSTNTLMMVYDNSTFMDKITDLNEDTDYDFVIYGNTSAGAGPNATDLVRTFEDCKCISNN; translated from the exons ATGTTGGAGATATTCACAACTTATCAGGTCCAGGTATTTGCCACTACTGTTACCAAAGGAAATGGTAGCAACGTAGTCAATGTGACCACTGATGAAGACA GACCTGGGTCTCCTGGTGATCTATTTGTTAATGAAGTAAACTCCACTGCAATAGTTATCACTTGGGATCAACCTGATGTAACAAATGGAATTATCACATCATATGAAATCCTCTACTCTGTTGGTAATGTTAAGACTGTTAGTGACAATGATACAAGTGTACTAGTTTATGCAACTACAAACACTTCATATGGACGGGTGATTGGTGGGCTTGGTCCATTCACAATGTACACTGTGGTTGTAAGAGCATACACTCATATTGAAGCTGGAGAATTGACTGATACATTCAGTATTCTAACTGATCCAGATA GCTCATCCCCACCAGTTAATTTCATGATAGTAGTTCTCAACTCTACTGCAGTACAGTTGTCATGGCAATATCCTATGACTCTGAATGGTGAAATCAGAGGCTACTCAATTCTTGATTCAACACCTCCTAATATTGAGATGGTGATAATGAATATCACCTTGGACATGGTGGATGATACTAGCAACCAGACTGCTATAATAGCGGAGTTGACACCATTTACCTACTATGGCTTTTGCATTCGAGCCTTCTCTTTTGGTGACCAAAATGAACGACCAAACTTTGTACATATTGGAATAGCAACTGATGAAATCCATGTAAGAACAGACGAAGATG TACCTGATGCTCCAAGGAACTTTTCAGCAGTAACTATGTACTCTACAAGTGTGCAGTTGTCATGGGTTGTTCCTGATCCTACAAATGGTATTctactgagctatactgtagtcTATTCCAACAGCACAAATACTTTAATGATGGTGTATGACAATAGTACATTTATGgacaaaattactgatctaaaTGAGGACACAGATTACGATTTTGTCATTTATGGTAATACTAGTGCTGGAGCAGGTCCCAATGCTACTGATCTGGTGAGAACATTTGAAGATTGTAAGTGCATCTCCAATAACTAA